CTACTTATATCATTGTTTTGTATGagaaatgatgataatgaataaaaaacaaatgttacaaaaaagtgttttatatttacacGTGCCTATctaacaaacaataatatatacacacaaaataacaatgaatacaaacataataatccttataaataaaaatgactaCAAATGTTTAATGACCCTTCTTGAAGCCCCAGTGTTTGTGATCCTCATGGCCATCTTTCTTTCCGTGGCCCTTGTGGTGGTGATGATGTTCGTGGTGGCCGCCCTCATCGTGGTGGCCTTCGTGTTTGTGGTGATGCCCACCCTTCTCGTGGTGTCCCTTCTTGCCATGGTGATGTTCGTGGTGGCCGCCATGTTTGTGGCCGTGGTGGAAGTGGCCTCCCTTCTTGTGGCCATGTTCTTCGTGGTGGCCTCCGTGGCCTTCGTGATGGCCAGACTCTCCATGCTTATCGTGGAAGTGTTTGTCCTTCTTGAACTCATCTATTTTGTGAACACCGTGATGCCCTTTAGTGGAATGACCTTTGTGGTAGTGGCCCTTTTCTTCGAATCCGTGTCCTTTCTCACCTTTCTCGccgtggtggtggtggtggtggtggccGTCCTCGTGGTGATGGTGCTTCTTGTGTCCGCCGTGGTCGTCGTCATGCCCTTTGTGTCCGGCGTGATCGTGGTGGCCCTTATGGCCGTGTTCATGATG
The genomic region above belongs to Pararge aegeria chromosome 11, ilParAegt1.1, whole genome shotgun sequence and contains:
- the LOC120627644 gene encoding histidine-rich glycoprotein-like gives rise to the protein MKLVFVLGIFALVALTSAREIREKRDADLETAATGHHHEKGGGKEHHHHHHHHHDEKGHKEHKGHHHHEHGHKGHHDHAGHKGHDDDHGGHKKHHHHEDGHHHHHHHGEKGEKGHGFEEKGHYHKGHSTKGHHGVHKIDEFKKDKHFHDKHGESGHHEGHGGHHEEHGHKKGGHFHHGHKHGGHHEHHHGKKGHHEKGGHHHKHEGHHDEGGHHEHHHHHKGHGKKDGHEDHKHWGFKKGH